The region TGTTGTATCCCTGCAGCAAACATATACATTGTGTGTTAGTGGCAAGACCATTAGACTAACTAAAACTGGAATAAAAATGGGGGAAAAAGTAGGGCTGAGCTTTGAAATGTAagttactgtacagtataatgtTCAGTGCAAATGGAACAAAGGACTGTAGGTCTGTGTTCGAATCACTCGGGGAACCTTAAGTACACCTATACATTTCATCAGCTTGCAAGTGATCAGCCAAACTGGTCTTTACCTGCTCAGTAATAAGACCTTCATAGCGAGCCTGCGCAGCTTCATCCCATTCCCTTTGGAGCTTCTCACTCAGTGTCGGGTACACTTAAAAAGAGCATACAAATGATAAGACATCCCTATTACATTGACTTGCCTTTGTAAGATAGTTCTTTTATCTTACCCAAAAGGGAATGTGGATGGCAAACAAGTGGAGTCTCAAAGGTTAGCGAGTACATACAAGTACTGGGCTCTGAGACTTGAGCAAGCTTGCTGCTTgcactgcagacaaaaatcacCTGCAGAAACATGAAAAGAAACATGTTTCTAGTGTTCATATTGTTGATTTAATCATGACAATGATTTTGAGTTGATGTTTCAATTGAAGAGTTGTCCATCTAATATGGCTCTGGGGTGACTGTTCAAAACTTTCAAATCAAATGTTGCATCTAGACTTTAGGTAAATATTTAACTGATGAATTCACCGTTTAGagtttcattcattattatccCTTACAGTGTTACTTAATCTGTCTTATATTTAAGAAGAAACACATGATAAAAGAAGCCGTGGGAGCTCCTTAATTTAGTTAAATAACTACCAGAAAAGAGTTTAACCATTTAAAACTAACATTTGTCTCCCTGTTTCTCGTTCCACAAGTATCCCCGTCTCTCATCCACATGCCCGTGAAAGTGTTGTTTGCTATTTCCCACTCCTGCCAGATCCTGTTAGGAACACACAAAGGCTGCTTTTACAACAAACCCAATTGCCAATCATTTACATATTAGTATTTGCTATAAAGGTGTAAGTGTAGGTAATTTAAGGTAAGGGAACCACATCTTACCCCAGGATCCCACTGTAGGAATTCCATCTAAAAGACTGCTCATGTTGGGTGATGTTGTGAAATGGACAGAATTCATATTTGTACCTGCAATATGACCAGGCACACAAATACCCGGTTATGTTTTTTCCAGAAACTTTGATGTTACATGCATGTATCAAACAATCGGCATCCAAAACAGTATCGTTGCATTAGGCCAGTGGAAACGGGGAATAAAAACCTAAATGTAGTGCTCACATGATATGTGATGTAATATACTTACGTTGACTCTGTGAGACTGAAGCACTTCCCAGCAAGCCGATGAAAATGTGCGGGGCCTTGAGGAAGACATCGGTGTGTTGATATGATACGTGAATTCAGTAATTGAGACAGAAAATATCGTGATAACTTTCCCAACATCTACTGGTAACCCTTTTACAACAAGGATGTAATCAAATTTAGGCTTTAAATTATGTCAGACTATTTTACCAGACACTGCAGATGGGGTCACTTTAGGCTGTAGTCTGCTTCCCTGAGCCAGAAAAGGATTGTTCAACCTAAATACACAAACGCAGAGAAAATCAGTCAGGAAGGGACTACTGTCAACAAGGTGCACACTGTGACAGATATGTCTTAGCTTAACGTACCCAAATGTGTTTGGCTCCTCGACTATCTTCATTTTACCGGCGAGTCCATGGTTtactaaaagaaaagaaaaaagaaacagtcGACATCAGACTCAAATCAAAATGTGGCGCATATGGTTTGGTATTAATGATGTAAAGAAATACACAGCATATAAGCACTTACTgaaaaaagacacacagaccaTCCACAGCCTTAATAAATTATGCATTCCGTTACGAAAATAGTGAAAGGCTGATTTTTGAGTGACAAAATTAAATTGTGCTGATTAGCATTGGgttgttttcttcatttcctGCTATGGTGGTCATTCGTCAGATGACATTGCACGTGATCAAAATAAGACTAGAGCATGCGCAGTTTACGTCTTGGACGACGACGCGCTTTCCGCGATACAGTAAAAGTAGCAAAAGTTAActattctttattttaaatgGTGTAAAAAGCAGCGCAGGATAAACGCAGGCGAATACCAATTGTATTGTGACAACCTCTTTGACGTTGTGAATGGTGTACGCGTAGTTTAAATACTTTAGCTAGACATACTGACCAGTATGCTGtctatctaacgttagctagctagctaatggtagAGTAGATAAATCCCGTAAACAGATGCTGGTTAGTTTTAATGCAGGCTGTAATCTGACAGTAGCTAACTAGCTGTCCACTGGTTGCAACATGGGACGTAAGAAACAGGACAAGTTTGTGCGCCCTGACAACAAGGGCaaagaaaaaaggcataaaatgaAGGGGAAATCCGTAGAGGCCTTTACAGAAGAAATGCACACTGCTTTTCAAGGTAATAATGAATTGACTAGTTACAATCCAAAATTATGTTTCAACTGTTTTGTGCTTGCCTCATATTTTACTTCTGGGCTACAAGACCGAGACTTAACAAAGAACAATAGTTATCCTGTCTATACACCTTTCATCCCCTTTAAAATTAGCTGAACCATAACTGGACTAATTTAATTTTACATAATTGCACTACGTCCACCTCACATCATTACACCTGcatgtacagtaaaaaaaaatttttacaaTCATTTTTCTAAGCTATTGTCGAAAAGTATTGCTAAGTTTGTAGTATTGTaagtattgtatatttttttttgcaattgtttctcttttgtctcttttgcttatccatctgtctatctttctaaataaataaataaatatataaataaatacataattaaatattaatagGAAGGACAGATGTACCCAAGAATCTAAAGAGAATTACAGGGTTTACATGACATTCCTGTATTCTAGTATTGGGCCATAAGATGTTGCAGCATTAACTTCTTAAGGTTATGATTTAATGATTGAAACAATGTTGGCTTGTTCATGTTATTTGCAAATGTGCTGATGTAACATATGAAAGCACACTACCTCTGTTAAATTATGCTGCAGTAATATATAGTAAGTAAATAGCAATGAATTGGTTGTACATCTATGTCATTGAGGAAAaggtgcaaaaaaaacaaccctgaaAGAGTACTTGTAAGTTAGTTGAGTAAGAGTGCTCACACTCGCATCATAATGTACACTTTCATCATAATGTACactttgtcctctgtcactgtGTTTTTCAGCCAGTTTCCACCCAGAGGAGGGAGCAGAGGCCTCTCAGGTGAAACTGCCTTGTCCACTTGCCATGTGGGAGTTGGGTCACTGTGATCCCAAACGTTGTACTGGCAGAAAGTTGGTACGCAAGGGCTTTGTACGCAACCTGCGCCTCAATCAGAGATTTAATGGACTCATACTGAGTCCGATGGGCACAAAGTATGTGACCCCAGCAGACAGgtgtgcattttttgtttttcattataaTACATCATGAAGATTCATAAGATAAACCATAAACTGCCACATATAACAGTTAATcaagtcatcttttttttttttttttaggttaatCAGTTAATAATTTAATCTGTAAAGTTTGATCTTAAGATGTTTTATGTCTGATTAACAGCCAAAAAAGCATATTTcataatgaaatgaaacaaagataCAAACcttattttacaatttaaaaaaatgtatactgtatatataggcCCAACTTGTAAATgttaattgtttattttttattttatagcaaAATTATATTACCATAATACCataacaaatgttttatttgaattgtCTTTAATAAGTCCTCTTATTGTGATC is a window of Sander vitreus isolate 19-12246 chromosome 21, sanVit1, whole genome shotgun sequence DNA encoding:
- the gnptg gene encoding N-acetylglucosamine-1-phosphotransferase subunit gamma, which codes for MHNLLRLWMVCVSFFINHGLAGKMKIVEEPNTFGLNNPFLAQGSRLQPKVTPSAVSGPAHFHRLAGKCFSLTESTYKYEFCPFHNITQHEQSFRWNSYSGILGIWQEWEIANNTFTGMWMRDGDTCGTRNRETNVIFVCSASSKLAQVSEPSTCMYSLTFETPLVCHPHSLLVYPTLSEKLQREWDEAAQARYEGLITEQGYNNLLRDIFDDAGLLKSQKVKIKLPEVSADSESHNSLQKCTEDFQKQREEIERLHALLTQHNITFDSKQNEAKGTASATVKDQHLRGDNGLLDPQ